One Phycisphaera mikurensis NBRC 102666 DNA window includes the following coding sequences:
- a CDS encoding acyl-CoA thioesterase, producing MNLDPKPNDDRDERPQAGAAGPRVLRRDPAGLAVAIAVTLRVRYPECDPMRVAHHGVYASWFEIARTELLRARGLSYRDCEASGVYFVVARLSTRFRRPAAYDDLLAVEVEATASAGVKIEHRYRLLRGSELLATGETTLACVDAGGRLQPVPAALLASAAPGG from the coding sequence ATGAACCTCGACCCGAAGCCGAACGACGACCGCGACGAGCGTCCCCAAGCCGGGGCCGCGGGCCCCCGCGTCCTCCGCCGCGACCCCGCCGGCCTGGCGGTGGCGATCGCGGTCACCCTCCGCGTCCGCTACCCCGAGTGCGATCCCATGCGGGTCGCCCACCACGGCGTCTACGCCTCCTGGTTCGAGATCGCACGCACCGAGCTGCTCCGCGCCCGGGGCCTGTCCTACCGCGACTGCGAGGCCTCGGGCGTCTACTTCGTCGTCGCCCGCCTCTCCACCCGCTTCCGCCGCCCGGCCGCCTACGACGACCTGCTGGCGGTCGAGGTGGAGGCCACCGCCTCCGCCGGCGTCAAGATCGAGCACCGGTACCGCCTGCTCCGCGGGTCCGAGCTGCTCGCCACCGGGGAGACCACGCTGGCCTGCGTCGACGCCGGCGGCCGCCTCCAGCCCGTGCCCGCGGCCCTGCTCGCGTCCGCAGCGCCCGGGGGCTGA
- a CDS encoding ammonium transporter, which translates to MRRTRGTWLPLLGVGAVAALFAGQAMGQDEAEAVVATADSATQAAADAAFMTNNLWILIAAVLVFSMHLGFGCLEAGLTRAKNTVNILTKNTMIVLIGVLTYGICGFNLMYPGFADDSGGFFGFAGMFPWGAGPAAADQTAAYADYTYYADFLFQAMFAATAATIVSGAVAGRVKLGPFLIFSTLFVGLAYPIAGSWKWGGGWLDAMGFYDFAGSSIVHAFGGGGALMGALLLGPRLGKYAEDGSVHPIPGHNIPLAFIGVFVLWLGWFGFNGGSVLSADPDLVSKAMTTTAIAASSGGVAAYFVTRLMAGKPDLSMILNGILAGLVGITAGADTMHIGSASIVGLIAGVIVVFSVYFFDKVKIDDPVGAISVHGVCGLWGTIAVGIFGVADYLGTTDDGTQVGNIVVQVIGTLTYFLFACIVAGILFGILKAMGQLRVSAEEEIEGLDLGEHDANAYPDFQQTYIKSYHAGEL; encoded by the coding sequence ATGAGACGTACGCGTGGAACGTGGTTGCCGCTGCTGGGGGTCGGGGCCGTCGCGGCCCTGTTCGCCGGGCAGGCGATGGGCCAGGACGAGGCGGAGGCCGTGGTCGCCACGGCAGACAGCGCCACCCAGGCCGCCGCGGATGCGGCGTTCATGACGAACAACCTGTGGATCCTGATCGCGGCGGTGCTCGTGTTCTCGATGCACCTGGGCTTCGGCTGCCTCGAGGCGGGCCTGACCCGGGCGAAGAACACGGTCAACATCCTCACGAAGAACACGATGATCGTGCTCATCGGGGTGCTGACCTACGGCATCTGCGGCTTCAACCTCATGTACCCCGGCTTCGCCGATGACAGCGGCGGCTTCTTCGGCTTCGCCGGGATGTTCCCGTGGGGTGCGGGCCCGGCCGCCGCCGACCAGACGGCCGCCTACGCGGACTACACCTACTACGCCGACTTCCTCTTCCAGGCGATGTTCGCGGCCACCGCGGCGACCATCGTCTCGGGTGCGGTCGCCGGCCGCGTGAAGCTCGGGCCGTTCCTCATCTTCTCGACGCTGTTCGTGGGCCTCGCCTACCCGATCGCCGGTTCCTGGAAGTGGGGCGGCGGCTGGCTCGACGCGATGGGCTTCTACGACTTCGCCGGCTCGTCGATCGTTCACGCCTTCGGCGGCGGCGGTGCCCTCATGGGTGCCCTGCTGCTGGGCCCGCGCCTCGGCAAGTACGCCGAGGACGGATCGGTTCACCCGATCCCCGGCCACAACATCCCGCTCGCCTTCATCGGCGTCTTCGTGCTGTGGCTCGGCTGGTTCGGCTTCAACGGCGGCTCGGTGCTCTCGGCCGATCCGGACCTCGTTTCCAAGGCCATGACGACCACCGCCATCGCGGCCAGCTCCGGCGGCGTCGCGGCGTACTTCGTCACCCGCCTGATGGCCGGCAAGCCCGACCTGTCGATGATCCTCAACGGCATCCTCGCCGGCCTGGTGGGCATCACCGCCGGCGCCGACACGATGCACATCGGCTCGGCCTCGATCGTCGGCCTCATCGCCGGCGTGATCGTGGTCTTCAGCGTCTACTTCTTCGACAAGGTCAAGATCGACGACCCCGTGGGCGCCATCTCCGTGCACGGCGTGTGCGGCCTGTGGGGCACCATCGCCGTGGGCATCTTCGGCGTGGCGGATTACCTCGGCACCACCGACGACGGCACGCAGGTCGGCAACATCGTGGTGCAGGTGATCGGCACGCTCACCTACTTCCTGTTCGCCTGCATCGTCGCGGGCATCCTCTTCGGCATCCTCAAGGCCATGGGCCAGCTCCGCGTGTCCGCGGAGGAGGAGATCGAGGGCCTGGACCTCGGCGAGCACGACGCCAACGCGTACCCGGACTTCCAGCAGACCTACATCAAGAGCTACCACGCGGGCGAGCTTTGA
- a CDS encoding TetR/AcrR family transcriptional regulator, with translation MSNTKDGVRDGDIGGGGGGGGPADAGSRTGGTKPPGGSRPHQPPRPAAPPLDPEAVLRATAEVLDEKGFHGTTIRVIASRLDCAVGSIYRHFTDKNQLLDAVVQGRFTPVAEAAEAGAPLEATTRAFVAAAARRPEQYRLMFWLSTLGRGANEPAAMPPVLRRLLAAWSDHGQCGDAEAACGHWGGLHGRLLLGEMEGRGDDEAEAMRALGAAPASERNGVAAGAEPVVAAE, from the coding sequence ATGAGCAACACCAAGGACGGCGTGCGGGACGGGGACATCGGCGGCGGCGGCGGCGGTGGCGGCCCGGCGGACGCCGGGAGCCGGACCGGGGGCACGAAGCCGCCGGGCGGATCGAGGCCTCACCAGCCGCCCCGGCCGGCGGCCCCGCCGCTCGATCCCGAGGCGGTGCTGCGGGCCACCGCGGAGGTGCTCGACGAGAAAGGCTTCCACGGCACGACGATCCGCGTCATCGCCTCGCGGCTGGACTGCGCGGTGGGCTCGATCTACCGCCACTTCACCGACAAGAACCAGCTGCTCGATGCGGTCGTGCAGGGCCGCTTCACCCCCGTCGCGGAGGCGGCCGAGGCGGGCGCCCCGCTGGAGGCGACGACGCGGGCCTTCGTGGCGGCGGCCGCCCGGCGGCCCGAGCAGTACCGCCTGATGTTCTGGCTGTCGACGCTCGGCCGCGGCGCCAACGAGCCCGCGGCGATGCCCCCGGTCCTGCGGCGCCTCCTGGCGGCGTGGTCCGACCACGGCCAGTGCGGCGATGCCGAGGCGGCCTGCGGCCACTGGGGCGGTCTCCACGGCCGGCTGCTGCTCGGCGAGATGGAAGGCCGCGGCGACGACGAGGCCGAGGCGATGCGGGCGCTGGGGGCGGCACCCGCCTCGGAGCGAAACGGCGTGGCCGCCGGAGCGGAGCCCGTGGTGGCCGCCGAGTGA
- a CDS encoding FtsW/RodA/SpoVE family cell cycle protein, producing the protein MPRYAHLLMAAAAGLLVIGVVMVRSAGMEVVGHDRSAGEPAVPAELPFAEHLGAPVAHVAGAAWETGRGALGLDEQGGERHLLYAALAIAAMLLGSRLDVEKLAGPRVRAGDAGSGAARRPPVLLLLALTLAIGCVALTFVPGLSRSVNGSSRWLWVGPISFQPSELVKWTLVPALAWWCAARGPAMKRFGSGLLPALALLAVAAGMVLLEDLGTGVLIGGVALALLLAGGARWWHLGLLAPLIGVAVAGAIATSPYRVRRLTAFLDPWADPRGTGYHPIQSLAAFADGGLFGRGLGNGTQKFHLPEDTTDFIFPIFAQELGIAGAAVLVGLYLLVLWIGLSVAAERPRAFPRLFALGVLATIGAQAATNLAVTTVVVPTKGIALPLVSAGGTGWVLTAFMIGLVAGLEREGGHERGREAPVNRETPPVAAGAVAV; encoded by the coding sequence GTGCCCCGATACGCCCACCTGCTCATGGCCGCCGCCGCGGGGCTGCTGGTCATCGGCGTGGTGATGGTGCGCTCCGCGGGCATGGAGGTCGTCGGCCACGACCGGTCCGCCGGCGAGCCGGCGGTGCCGGCGGAGCTGCCCTTCGCCGAGCACCTGGGCGCCCCGGTGGCGCACGTGGCCGGGGCCGCCTGGGAGACGGGCCGCGGGGCGCTGGGGCTGGATGAGCAGGGCGGCGAGCGGCACCTGCTGTACGCGGCACTGGCGATCGCGGCGATGCTGCTGGGCAGCCGGCTCGACGTCGAGAAGCTCGCGGGGCCGCGCGTCCGCGCCGGCGACGCGGGGAGCGGCGCCGCACGCCGCCCGCCGGTGTTGCTGCTCCTGGCGCTCACGCTGGCGATCGGCTGCGTCGCGCTCACCTTCGTTCCGGGCCTGTCGCGGTCGGTCAACGGCTCGTCGCGGTGGCTGTGGGTCGGGCCGATCTCCTTCCAGCCCAGCGAGCTGGTCAAGTGGACGCTCGTGCCCGCCCTCGCGTGGTGGTGCGCCGCCCGCGGCCCGGCCATGAAGCGCTTCGGCTCCGGCCTGCTGCCGGCCCTCGCGCTGCTCGCCGTCGCCGCCGGGATGGTGCTGCTCGAGGACCTGGGCACCGGCGTGCTCATCGGCGGCGTCGCGCTGGCGCTGCTGCTCGCCGGCGGGGCCCGCTGGTGGCACCTGGGCCTGCTCGCCCCGCTGATTGGCGTGGCCGTCGCCGGGGCGATCGCCACCAGCCCGTACCGCGTCCGACGCCTCACCGCCTTCCTGGATCCCTGGGCCGATCCGCGGGGCACCGGCTACCACCCGATCCAGTCGCTGGCCGCCTTCGCGGACGGCGGGCTGTTCGGTCGCGGGCTGGGCAACGGCACCCAGAAGTTCCACCTGCCCGAGGACACGACCGACTTCATCTTCCCGATCTTCGCGCAGGAGCTGGGCATCGCCGGCGCCGCGGTGCTCGTCGGCCTGTACCTCCTCGTGCTGTGGATCGGCCTCTCGGTCGCGGCCGAGCGGCCGCGGGCCTTCCCGCGGCTGTTCGCGTTGGGCGTGCTCGCGACGATCGGGGCGCAGGCCGCGACTAACCTCGCGGTGACCACGGTGGTCGTGCCCACCAAGGGCATCGCGCTGCCGCTGGTGTCCGCGGGAGGCACGGGGTGGGTGCTGACCGCCTTCATGATCGGGCTGGTCGCGGGGCTGGAGCGGGAGGGGGGGCACGAGCGGGGGCGCGAGGCCCCGGTGAACCGGGAGACGCCGCCGGTGGCCGCGGGGGCGGTGGCGGTTTGA
- a CDS encoding P-II family nitrogen regulator — translation MHMIEAIIKPSSIDGIKSKLAGLGILGMTALECKGFGKQKGHTERYRGGRMDVGFVPKVTLKIAVREEDLEKAISAIESAARTGNVGDGKVFVYPLAKVVRIRTGETDNDAL, via the coding sequence ATGCACATGATCGAAGCGATCATCAAGCCGTCGAGCATCGACGGCATCAAGAGCAAGCTCGCGGGCCTGGGCATCCTGGGCATGACCGCCCTGGAGTGCAAGGGCTTCGGCAAGCAGAAGGGCCACACCGAGCGCTACCGCGGCGGCCGGATGGACGTGGGCTTCGTGCCCAAGGTCACCCTGAAGATCGCCGTCCGCGAGGAAGACCTCGAGAAGGCGATCTCGGCCATCGAGTCCGCCGCCCGGACCGGAAACGTCGGCGACGGCAAGGTCTTCGTCTACCCGCTGGCCAAGGTCGTGCGGATCCGCACCGGCGAGACCGACAACGACGCGCTCTGA
- a CDS encoding DUF2959 family protein — MMYLSPRRLPVAAVMVALSAALLLLPGCGGGKSAGGAPEIANASQALTSLRVLREDLANGQGRLFTMAETLREATAPQDLALGPWFNRYRSQREGVRDLAMSLREGYANLQNAERVYISTWEQDLAAIADPELRQQSVDRRAALRDRFGRLGNDLDNTKQSFQPLLQQLSDLEVFLKNDLTATGVRQVRDRLEKAGSESEALGGKVSSDLAQLDSLIDELAPRK, encoded by the coding sequence ATGATGTACCTCTCTCCCCGCCGCCTCCCCGTCGCGGCTGTCATGGTGGCGCTCTCCGCGGCGCTGCTGCTGCTCCCCGGTTGCGGCGGCGGCAAGAGCGCGGGCGGCGCGCCCGAGATCGCCAACGCGAGCCAGGCGCTGACCAGCCTGCGCGTGCTCCGGGAGGACCTCGCCAACGGCCAGGGCCGCCTGTTCACCATGGCGGAGACCCTCCGCGAGGCCACCGCCCCGCAGGACCTCGCGCTGGGGCCCTGGTTCAACCGCTACCGCAGCCAACGCGAGGGCGTCCGCGACCTCGCCATGAGCCTTCGGGAGGGGTACGCCAACCTGCAGAATGCGGAGCGGGTCTACATCAGCACCTGGGAGCAGGACCTCGCCGCCATCGCCGACCCCGAGCTGCGCCAGCAATCCGTCGACCGCCGGGCGGCGCTGCGCGACCGCTTCGGCCGGCTCGGCAACGACCTGGACAACACGAAGCAGTCCTTCCAGCCGCTGCTCCAGCAGCTCTCCGACCTCGAGGTCTTCCTGAAGAACGACCTCACCGCGACGGGCGTCCGGCAGGTCCGAGACAGGCTGGAGAAGGCCGGCTCGGAATCGGAGGCCCTCGGCGGGAAGGTCTCCTCGGACCTCGCGCAGCTGGACTCGCTGATCGACGAGCTGGCGCCCCGGAAGTAG
- a CDS encoding FAD-dependent oxidoreductase translates to MHSTNGRTRSVWAAPRGEGAGQDPPLGESQSADVVVVGAGIAGVTTACLLAAEGKSVVVLDDGPAFGGESLRTTGHLNDYPDDGLREIESHHGTEGLKACVDSFAFALRTIERLAAEAGVPDAVRRIPAYLVVVDDGRSQNYLAEELHAAERIGYPLEAVHRAPTPAGPDGRALRMDRQGRLDAAAYFPALLTLARERGVKLYPGTRVADMRAQTGDGGEPDRGGTWVETRDGHRVNADWIVTATNSPVNPSLADLAAIHARQAGYMTYAVALDAAGAGVEDAQFSDTREPYRYARRAELGGREVLIAGGEDHKVGQDQDQDQDPEPGRTGGERFDRLEAWARSWWPGLGERTHAWSGQVFEPVDGVGFVGRNPGSAENSLIITGDSGQGLTHGTAGALIVTDRILGKKNPWARLYDPSRVLRSVTADLVTENADALAHYGQWLTAGDAKDADDIPVCGGATLREGVKKVCVHRDADGRLHRFSAACPHQNAVMHWNPVEGTWDCPVHASRFTALGVPINGPALEGMTRVD, encoded by the coding sequence ATGCACAGCACCAACGGACGCACCCGGAGCGTTTGGGCGGCCCCGCGCGGCGAGGGTGCGGGCCAGGATCCGCCGCTGGGCGAGAGCCAGAGCGCGGACGTGGTGGTGGTGGGCGCGGGCATCGCCGGCGTCACCACCGCCTGCCTGCTCGCGGCGGAGGGCAAGAGCGTCGTGGTGCTCGACGACGGCCCCGCCTTCGGCGGCGAGAGCCTCCGGACGACCGGGCACCTCAACGACTACCCCGACGACGGTCTCCGGGAGATCGAGAGCCACCACGGCACCGAGGGCCTCAAGGCCTGCGTCGACAGCTTCGCCTTCGCGCTGCGAACCATCGAGCGGCTCGCCGCCGAGGCCGGCGTGCCCGACGCGGTGCGGCGAATCCCGGCTTACCTGGTCGTGGTGGACGACGGCCGAAGCCAGAATTACCTCGCCGAGGAGCTGCACGCCGCCGAGCGGATCGGCTACCCGCTCGAGGCCGTGCACCGCGCCCCCACGCCCGCCGGGCCCGACGGCCGCGCCCTGCGGATGGACCGCCAGGGCCGACTCGACGCGGCCGCCTACTTCCCGGCGCTGCTCACGCTCGCGCGCGAACGGGGCGTGAAGCTCTACCCGGGCACCCGCGTCGCGGACATGCGGGCGCAGACCGGCGACGGCGGCGAGCCCGACCGCGGCGGCACCTGGGTGGAGACCCGCGACGGCCACCGCGTGAACGCCGACTGGATCGTCACCGCCACCAACTCGCCGGTGAACCCGAGCCTCGCCGATCTCGCCGCGATCCACGCCCGCCAGGCCGGCTACATGACCTACGCGGTCGCGCTCGACGCCGCGGGGGCGGGCGTCGAGGACGCCCAGTTCTCCGACACGCGTGAGCCGTACCGCTACGCCCGACGCGCGGAACTCGGCGGCCGCGAGGTGCTCATCGCCGGCGGCGAGGACCACAAGGTCGGTCAGGACCAGGACCAGGACCAGGACCCCGAGCCGGGCCGCACCGGCGGGGAGAGATTCGACCGCCTCGAGGCCTGGGCCCGCTCGTGGTGGCCGGGGCTCGGCGAGCGGACGCACGCCTGGAGCGGGCAGGTCTTCGAGCCCGTCGACGGCGTCGGCTTCGTCGGCCGCAACCCCGGCAGCGCCGAGAACAGCCTCATCATCACCGGCGACAGCGGCCAGGGCCTCACCCACGGCACCGCCGGCGCGCTCATCGTCACCGACCGCATCCTCGGCAAGAAGAACCCCTGGGCGCGTCTGTACGACCCCTCGCGGGTGCTGCGCTCGGTCACCGCCGACCTCGTGACCGAGAACGCCGACGCGCTCGCCCACTACGGCCAGTGGCTCACCGCCGGCGACGCGAAGGACGCCGACGACATCCCCGTCTGCGGCGGCGCAACCCTCCGCGAGGGCGTCAAGAAGGTCTGCGTCCACCGCGACGCGGACGGGCGGCTGCACCGCTTCAGCGCCGCGTGCCCGCACCAGAACGCGGTGATGCACTGGAACCCGGTGGAGGGGACGTGGGACTGCCCGGTGCACGCGAGCCGGTTCACGGCGCTCGGCGTCCCGATCAACGGGCCCGCGCTGGAGGGCATGACGCGGGTGGACTGA
- a CDS encoding 4-(cytidine 5'-diphospho)-2-C-methyl-D-erythritol kinase translates to MSKAGEAVVLRCPAKLNLFLHVGPPAEAGGRHPVLSAMAAIDLVDDLEAERRDGAGLSLARTWAASAAAPTPLDWPAERDLAWRAAEAFAAEAGTRPDVRLTLSKRIPCGGGLGGGSADAAGVLAAMDRLWPGAVEEAALTGLAAGLGSDVPFALAAIRGRPLALVGGFGEAVQPLPRPPGAGLHAALVFPAFGCPTGSVFAAFDAAPPAGRSDPGKARAAAEAGWRALAALGNALAEPACAVRPALRRVLEALAGAGLDARITGSGSTVFVLAEDAAQAADAARRAGAATGLPAVAVSGWPR, encoded by the coding sequence GTGAGCAAAGCGGGCGAGGCGGTCGTCCTGCGTTGCCCGGCGAAGCTGAACCTCTTCCTGCACGTCGGCCCCCCGGCGGAGGCGGGCGGGCGGCACCCGGTGCTGTCGGCCATGGCCGCGATCGACCTGGTGGACGACCTGGAGGCAGAGCGACGCGACGGCGCGGGGCTGTCGCTGGCGCGCACCTGGGCGGCCTCGGCGGCCGCGCCCACGCCGCTGGACTGGCCGGCGGAGCGGGACCTCGCCTGGCGGGCCGCCGAGGCTTTCGCCGCGGAGGCGGGCACGCGGCCGGACGTCCGGCTCACGCTGAGCAAGCGGATTCCCTGCGGCGGCGGGCTCGGCGGGGGCTCGGCCGACGCGGCGGGCGTGCTCGCGGCGATGGACCGGCTGTGGCCGGGGGCGGTGGAGGAGGCGGCGCTCACCGGGCTCGCGGCCGGCCTCGGCAGCGACGTCCCCTTCGCGCTGGCCGCGATCCGCGGGCGGCCGCTGGCGCTGGTCGGCGGCTTCGGCGAGGCGGTCCAACCGCTCCCGCGCCCGCCCGGGGCCGGGCTGCACGCGGCGCTGGTGTTCCCGGCGTTCGGCTGCCCGACGGGCTCGGTCTTCGCCGCCTTCGACGCGGCACCGCCCGCGGGCCGGTCGGATCCCGGGAAGGCCCGGGCGGCGGCGGAGGCGGGCTGGCGGGCGCTGGCGGCGCTCGGCAACGCCCTGGCGGAGCCGGCGTGCGCGGTGCGGCCGGCCCTGCGGCGGGTGCTCGAGGCGTTGGCGGGGGCGGGGCTGGACGCGAGGATCACCGGCTCGGGCAGCACCGTCTTCGTGCTCGCCGAGGACGCGGCGCAAGCGGCCGACGCGGCGAGGCGGGCGGGGGCGGCGACGGGGCTGCCGGCGGTGGCGGTCAGCGGCTGGCCGCGGTGA
- a CDS encoding O-antigen ligase family protein, with product MADASSAENRGPARRLLGPLAVLVALPVLMSAWIPTLPRLDFDLDPRIPTAGVRVTLGAAGFGWLALWGTAAAWAGVAASVAAGGRLRWRSTLLVLAGVAAAAWHLPSSFDDAYHGLGWVWAASAGLAAAHLGRHAAAWRWLLALPVGLLVPLLCQALSYRLVTHPATVAAYEAATAAGTWSGPGSDDPHGAAARLYERRLRINDATGPFGFANVLGTVAAALALAALATLPRPRGAHAWAGVAAAAAGVALVGLTRSAGAAAALAAGACLLAAAWATAGRLPPRVRRPALAVLAVGAVAGVVAVVIARGVAGVPTPEVGVDAERTLLFRSQYWSGAAQLWAGGAAWLGLGAGGFGEAYARVKSELAPESVTSTHNVLIDYAVMLGLGGLAWAALLPGWLGRAAWSQPPRGGVEEEKPGPIERPEAYAVAALAAVLFASEAWIRLPELAGADLLWRAAAAAGFVGLVLAARRAGRRGAALATLAAATAALVHGQLDMGFHQPPAAPLLWLLVGLAAGAAGRPPAAGARRVAPEARVPLVPLVPIAVAAVAAVGVVAVAQARLVAHASALAEAAALVRAQRPDLALPRLERAGVAVGRDRVTTRWRGRLLLEAAAAAAGAGDPAAAAALYDRIATTLGPADPTLGGEARLREADARLAAGAGAPAAAALRGRAVAFLETAAAASPTRPERRLRLGEARLAAGDRAGAAADFAEALRLDALLYLDPDTQMRAAERADLEERLRRLTAASR from the coding sequence GTGGCCGATGCCTCCTCCGCCGAGAACCGGGGTCCCGCCCGGCGCCTGCTCGGCCCGCTCGCGGTCCTCGTCGCGCTGCCGGTCCTGATGTCCGCGTGGATCCCGACGCTCCCGCGGCTGGACTTCGACCTCGACCCGCGGATCCCCACCGCCGGCGTCCGCGTGACGCTGGGCGCCGCGGGCTTCGGCTGGCTGGCGCTGTGGGGCACGGCGGCGGCGTGGGCGGGCGTGGCGGCTTCGGTGGCGGCGGGGGGGCGGCTGCGCTGGAGGAGCACGCTGCTGGTGCTCGCCGGCGTCGCGGCGGCGGCGTGGCACCTGCCGTCGAGCTTCGATGACGCTTACCACGGCCTCGGCTGGGTCTGGGCCGCTTCGGCGGGTCTGGCGGCGGCCCACCTGGGCCGCCACGCCGCGGCCTGGCGCTGGCTGCTCGCGTTGCCGGTCGGCCTGCTCGTCCCGCTGCTCTGCCAGGCGCTGTCCTACCGCCTGGTGACCCATCCGGCGACGGTGGCGGCGTACGAGGCGGCGACCGCGGCGGGCACGTGGTCGGGGCCGGGCTCGGACGATCCCCACGGGGCGGCGGCCCGGCTCTACGAGCGGCGGCTGCGGATCAACGACGCCACCGGGCCCTTCGGCTTCGCGAACGTGCTGGGCACCGTGGCGGCGGCGCTGGCGCTGGCGGCGCTGGCGACGCTCCCGCGGCCACGCGGGGCACACGCCTGGGCGGGCGTGGCCGCCGCGGCGGCGGGCGTCGCGCTGGTGGGGCTCACCCGCTCGGCCGGCGCGGCGGCGGCGCTCGCGGCGGGCGCGTGCCTGCTGGCGGCGGCTTGGGCGACGGCGGGGCGGCTCCCGCCGCGCGTCCGGCGTCCGGCGTTGGCGGTCCTCGCGGTCGGCGCCGTCGCCGGCGTGGTCGCGGTGGTGATCGCCCGCGGCGTCGCCGGCGTGCCGACGCCGGAGGTCGGCGTGGACGCCGAGCGGACGCTGCTCTTCCGCAGCCAGTACTGGAGCGGAGCGGCGCAGCTCTGGGCCGGCGGCGCCGCCTGGCTGGGCCTTGGCGCCGGCGGCTTCGGCGAGGCGTACGCGCGGGTGAAGAGCGAGCTGGCGCCCGAGTCGGTGACCAGCACGCACAACGTGCTGATCGACTACGCGGTGATGCTGGGGCTCGGCGGGCTGGCCTGGGCGGCCCTCCTGCCGGGCTGGCTCGGCCGGGCGGCGTGGTCGCAGCCGCCTCGCGGTGGCGTGGAGGAGGAGAAGCCGGGCCCCATCGAGCGCCCCGAGGCCTACGCCGTCGCCGCCTTGGCGGCGGTGCTCTTCGCCTCCGAGGCCTGGATCCGGCTGCCGGAGCTCGCGGGGGCCGACCTGCTCTGGCGTGCCGCGGCGGCGGCCGGCTTCGTCGGCCTCGTGCTCGCGGCGCGGCGGGCCGGCCGGCGCGGGGCGGCCCTCGCCACGCTGGCCGCCGCGACCGCGGCGCTCGTGCACGGGCAGCTGGACATGGGCTTCCACCAGCCGCCCGCGGCGCCGCTGCTCTGGTTGCTGGTCGGCCTCGCCGCCGGCGCGGCGGGGAGGCCTCCAGCGGCGGGGGCCCGCCGCGTCGCACCGGAGGCGCGCGTCCCGCTCGTCCCGCTCGTCCCGATTGCCGTGGCCGCCGTGGCCGCCGTGGGCGTCGTCGCGGTCGCGCAAGCCCGGCTCGTGGCCCACGCCTCCGCCCTCGCCGAAGCGGCGGCGCTCGTGCGGGCCCAGCGGCCCGACCTCGCGCTCCCGCGGCTGGAGCGGGCCGGCGTCGCCGTCGGCCGCGACCGCGTGACGACCCGGTGGCGGGGCCGGCTGCTCCTGGAGGCGGCGGCGGCCGCGGCGGGTGCGGGCGATCCGGCGGCCGCCGCCGCGCTCTACGACCGCATCGCCACGACGCTCGGCCCGGCGGACCCGACGCTCGGCGGGGAGGCCCGGCTGCGCGAGGCCGACGCGCGGCTCGCCGCCGGCGCGGGCGCTCCCGCGGCCGCCGCGCTCCGCGGGCGGGCCGTCGCCTTCCTCGAGACCGCCGCCGCGGCGTCGCCGACCCGGCCCGAGCGCCGCCTCCGCCTCGGCGAGGCGCGGCTGGCCGCGGGCGATCGCGCCGGCGCCGCGGCGGACTTCGCCGAGGCCCTTCGCCTCGACGCGCTGCTCTACCTGGACCCCGACACGCAGATGCGGGCCGCCGAGCGGGCGGACTTAGAGGAGCGCCTCCGCCGGCTCACCGCGGCCAGCCGCTGA